The proteins below come from a single Drosophila miranda strain MSH22 chromosome Y unlocalized genomic scaffold, D.miranda_PacBio2.1 Contig_Y1_pilon, whole genome shotgun sequence genomic window:
- the LOC117190209 gene encoding transitional endoplasmic reticulum ATPase TER94-like isoform X2 has product MADSKGDDLATAILKRKDRPNRLIVEEAQNDDNSVVSLSQSKMDELQLFRGDTVILKGKRRKETVSIVLSDDTCPDEKIRMNRVVRNNLCVHLSDVVSVQSCPDVKYGKRVRILPIDDTTEGVTGNLFEIYLKPYFLEAYRPIHMGDNFIVRAAMRPIEFKVVLTDPEPYCIVAPETVIFCDGDPIKREEEEESLNAVGYDDIGGCRKQLAQIKEMVELPLRHPSLFKAIGVKPPRGILMYGPPGTGKTLIARAVANETGAFFFLINGPEIMSKLAGESESNLRKAFEEAEKNSPAIIFIDEIDAIAPKRDKTHGEVERRIVSQLLTLMDGMKKSSHLIVMAATNRPNSIDPALRRFGRFDREIDIGIPDATGRLEVLRIHTKNMKLHEDVDLEQIAAETHGHVGADLASLCSEAALQQIREKMDLIDLEDDKIDAEVLASLAVTMENFRYAMTKSSPSALREPVVEVPNTTWTDIGGLESVKKELQELVQYPVEHHDKFLRFGMQPSRGVLFYGPPGCGKTLLAKAIANECQANFISVKGPELLTMWFGESEANVRDIFDKARSAAPCVLFFDELDSIAKARGGNVGDAGGAADRVINQILTEMDGMGAKKNVFIIGATNRPDIIDPAILRPGRLDQLIYIPLPDDKSREAILKTNLRKSPLAKEVDLTYIAKVTQGFSGADLTEICQRACKLAIRQAIEAEIRREKDRAENQNAAMDLDPVPEITSAHFEEAMKYARRSVSDNDIRKYEMFAQTLQQSRGFGQNFRFPGQTGNTSGSGTNMPVNSPGDNGDDDLYS; this is encoded by the exons ATGGCAGACTCCAAGGG CGATGATCTCGCAACGGCGATTTTAAAGCGAAAGGATCGGCCCAATCGCCTGATCGTTGAGGAGGCTCAGAATGACGACAACTCCGTTGTGTCGCTTTCGCAG TCGAAAATGGACGAGCTGCAGCTTTTCCGCGGCGACACCGTGATCCTGAAGGGTAAGCGTCGCAAGGAGACCGTGAGCATTGTGCTCTCTGACGACACCTGTCCCGACGAGAAGATCCGCATGAATCGCGTGGTGCGAAACAATCTGTGTGTGCATCTGTCGGACGTGGTCTCGGTGCAGTCGTGCCCGGATGTCAAGTACGGAAAGCGTGTCCGCATCTTGCCCATTGACGACACCACCGAAGGCGTCACGGGCAATCTCTTCGAGATCTATTTGAAGCCGTACTTCTTGGAGGCCTATCGGCCCATCCACATGGGAGATAACTTCATTGTTCGCGCTGCTATGCGTCCCATTGAGTTCAAGGTGGTGCTGACCGATCCCGAGCCGTACTGCATTGTGGCGCCCGAGACGGTCATCTTCTGCGATGGCGACCCGATCAAGcgtgaggaggaggaggagtccCTCAATGCGGTTGGCTACGACGACATTGGCGGTTGCCGCAAGCAGTTGGCCCAGATTAAGGAGATGGTGGAGCTGCCTCTGCGCCATCCGTCGCTCTTCAAGGCTATCGGTGTGAAGCCGCCGCGTGGCATCCTCATGTACGGCCCTCCCGGTACCGGCAAGACTCTGATTGCCCGCGCCGTAGCCAACGAGACGGGTGCTTTCTTCTTCCTGATCAACGGACCGGAGATTATGTCCAAGCTGGCCGGTGAGTCCGAGTCGAATCTGCGCAAGGCATTCGAGGAGGCCGAGAAGAACTCTCCGGCTATCATCTTCATTGACGAGATCGACGCCATTGCCCCGAAGCGTGACAAGACCCACGGTGAGGTGGAGCGTCGCATCGTCTCCCAGTTGCTCACCCTGATGGACGGCATGAAGAAGAGCTCTCACCTGATCGTAATGGCCGCCACCAACAGGCCCAATTCCATTGACCCCGCTCTGCGTCGGTTTGGACGCTTCGATCGTGAGATCGACATTGGTATTCCCGACGCGACCGGCCGTCTAGAGGTGCTACGTATCCACACCAAGAACATGAAACTGCACGAGGATGTCGATTTGGAGCAGATTGCGGCAGAGACCCATGGTCATGTGGGTGCCGATCTGGCTTCGCTGTGCTCGGAGGCTGCTCTTCAGCAAATCCGCGAGAAGATGGATCTCATTGACCTGGAGGATGACAAGATTGATGCCGAAGTGCTGGCATCTCTGGCTGTGACTATGGAGAACTTCCGCTACGCCATGACCAAGTCCAGTCCATCGGCTCTGCGCGAGCCCGTGGTGGAGGTGCCCAACACCACCTGGACCGACATCGGTGGCCTCGAGAGCGTCAAGAAGGAGCTGCAGGAGCTGGTCCAGTACCCAGTCGAGCATCACGACAAGTTCCTCAGGTTTGGCATGCAGCCAAGCCGCGGCGTCCTCTTCTACGGCCCACCCGGTTGCGGTAAGACTCTGCTGGCCAAGGCCATCGCCAACGAGTGCCAGGCAAACTTCATCTCCGTCAAGGGGCCCGAGCTGCTGACCATGTGGTTCGGCGAGTCTGAAGCCAACGTGCGCGACATCTTCGACAAGGCCCGCTCGGCTGCCCCTTGTGTGCTCTTCTTCGACGAGCTCGATTCGATTGCCAAGGCCCGTGGCGGTAATGTGGGCGATGCTGGCGGCGCTGCCGATCGTGTGATTAATCAGATCCTCACCGAAATGGACGGCATGGGAGCCAAGAAGAACGTCTTTATCATTGGCGCCACCAATCGACCCGATATCATTGATCCGGCCATTCTGCGTCCCGGTCGTCTCGATCAGCTCATCTATATTCCATTGCCCGACGACAAGTCGCGCGAGGCCATTCTGAAGACCAACTTGCGCAAGTCGCCGCTGGCCAAGGAGGTCGACCTCACCTACATTGCCAAGGTGACACAGGGCTTCTCGGGTGCCGATTTGACCGAGATCTGCCAGCGGGCCTGTAAGCTGGCCATTCGACAGGCCATCGAGGCTGAGATTCGGCGCGAGAAGGACCGCGCCGAGAACCAGAACGCGGCAATGGAT TTGGATCCAGTGCCGGAGATCACCAGCGCCCACTTTGAGGAGGCCATGAAGTATGCTCGCCGCTCTGTGTCCGACAACGACATCAGGAAATACGAGATGTTTGCTCAGACCTTGCAGCAGTCCCGTGGATTCGGACAGAACTTCAG ATTCCCCGGTCAAACTGGCAACACCTCAGGGTCCGGCACCAATATGCCAGTAAATTCGCCAGGCGACAATGGCGATGATGATCTTTACAGTTAG
- the LOC117190209 gene encoding transitional endoplasmic reticulum ATPase TER94-like isoform X1, whose product MSGGNNDPRPLFGAGKYSKNEGSNNPNNSMDTDEDATRKDAPSSSQSPWTEAGGSGGNTISNPKTSHSKIDDLATAILKRKDRPNRLIVEEAQNDDNSVVSLSQSKMDELQLFRGDTVILKGKRRKETVSIVLSDDTCPDEKIRMNRVVRNNLCVHLSDVVSVQSCPDVKYGKRVRILPIDDTTEGVTGNLFEIYLKPYFLEAYRPIHMGDNFIVRAAMRPIEFKVVLTDPEPYCIVAPETVIFCDGDPIKREEEEESLNAVGYDDIGGCRKQLAQIKEMVELPLRHPSLFKAIGVKPPRGILMYGPPGTGKTLIARAVANETGAFFFLINGPEIMSKLAGESESNLRKAFEEAEKNSPAIIFIDEIDAIAPKRDKTHGEVERRIVSQLLTLMDGMKKSSHLIVMAATNRPNSIDPALRRFGRFDREIDIGIPDATGRLEVLRIHTKNMKLHEDVDLEQIAAETHGHVGADLASLCSEAALQQIREKMDLIDLEDDKIDAEVLASLAVTMENFRYAMTKSSPSALREPVVEVPNTTWTDIGGLESVKKELQELVQYPVEHHDKFLRFGMQPSRGVLFYGPPGCGKTLLAKAIANECQANFISVKGPELLTMWFGESEANVRDIFDKARSAAPCVLFFDELDSIAKARGGNVGDAGGAADRVINQILTEMDGMGAKKNVFIIGATNRPDIIDPAILRPGRLDQLIYIPLPDDKSREAILKTNLRKSPLAKEVDLTYIAKVTQGFSGADLTEICQRACKLAIRQAIEAEIRREKDRAENQNAAMDLDPVPEITSAHFEEAMKYARRSVSDNDIRKYEMFAQTLQQSRGFGQNFRFPGQTGNTSGSGTNMPVNSPGDNGDDDLYS is encoded by the exons ATGTCGGGAGGGAATAATGATCCTCGTCCGCTCTTTGGCGCTGGAAAATATAGCAAAAACGAGGGTAGCAATAACCCAAATAATTCCATGGATACCGATGAGGATGCTACTAGGAAAGATGCTCCGTCATCGTCGCAGTCGCCGTGGACTGAGGCTGGGGGCAGTGGGGGCAACACAATATCAAATCCGAAAACATCTCATTCTAAAAT CGATGATCTCGCAACGGCGATTTTAAAGCGAAAGGATCGGCCCAATCGCCTGATCGTTGAGGAGGCTCAGAATGACGACAACTCCGTTGTGTCGCTTTCGCAG TCGAAAATGGACGAGCTGCAGCTTTTCCGCGGCGACACCGTGATCCTGAAGGGTAAGCGTCGCAAGGAGACCGTGAGCATTGTGCTCTCTGACGACACCTGTCCCGACGAGAAGATCCGCATGAATCGCGTGGTGCGAAACAATCTGTGTGTGCATCTGTCGGACGTGGTCTCGGTGCAGTCGTGCCCGGATGTCAAGTACGGAAAGCGTGTCCGCATCTTGCCCATTGACGACACCACCGAAGGCGTCACGGGCAATCTCTTCGAGATCTATTTGAAGCCGTACTTCTTGGAGGCCTATCGGCCCATCCACATGGGAGATAACTTCATTGTTCGCGCTGCTATGCGTCCCATTGAGTTCAAGGTGGTGCTGACCGATCCCGAGCCGTACTGCATTGTGGCGCCCGAGACGGTCATCTTCTGCGATGGCGACCCGATCAAGcgtgaggaggaggaggagtccCTCAATGCGGTTGGCTACGACGACATTGGCGGTTGCCGCAAGCAGTTGGCCCAGATTAAGGAGATGGTGGAGCTGCCTCTGCGCCATCCGTCGCTCTTCAAGGCTATCGGTGTGAAGCCGCCGCGTGGCATCCTCATGTACGGCCCTCCCGGTACCGGCAAGACTCTGATTGCCCGCGCCGTAGCCAACGAGACGGGTGCTTTCTTCTTCCTGATCAACGGACCGGAGATTATGTCCAAGCTGGCCGGTGAGTCCGAGTCGAATCTGCGCAAGGCATTCGAGGAGGCCGAGAAGAACTCTCCGGCTATCATCTTCATTGACGAGATCGACGCCATTGCCCCGAAGCGTGACAAGACCCACGGTGAGGTGGAGCGTCGCATCGTCTCCCAGTTGCTCACCCTGATGGACGGCATGAAGAAGAGCTCTCACCTGATCGTAATGGCCGCCACCAACAGGCCCAATTCCATTGACCCCGCTCTGCGTCGGTTTGGACGCTTCGATCGTGAGATCGACATTGGTATTCCCGACGCGACCGGCCGTCTAGAGGTGCTACGTATCCACACCAAGAACATGAAACTGCACGAGGATGTCGATTTGGAGCAGATTGCGGCAGAGACCCATGGTCATGTGGGTGCCGATCTGGCTTCGCTGTGCTCGGAGGCTGCTCTTCAGCAAATCCGCGAGAAGATGGATCTCATTGACCTGGAGGATGACAAGATTGATGCCGAAGTGCTGGCATCTCTGGCTGTGACTATGGAGAACTTCCGCTACGCCATGACCAAGTCCAGTCCATCGGCTCTGCGCGAGCCCGTGGTGGAGGTGCCCAACACCACCTGGACCGACATCGGTGGCCTCGAGAGCGTCAAGAAGGAGCTGCAGGAGCTGGTCCAGTACCCAGTCGAGCATCACGACAAGTTCCTCAGGTTTGGCATGCAGCCAAGCCGCGGCGTCCTCTTCTACGGCCCACCCGGTTGCGGTAAGACTCTGCTGGCCAAGGCCATCGCCAACGAGTGCCAGGCAAACTTCATCTCCGTCAAGGGGCCCGAGCTGCTGACCATGTGGTTCGGCGAGTCTGAAGCCAACGTGCGCGACATCTTCGACAAGGCCCGCTCGGCTGCCCCTTGTGTGCTCTTCTTCGACGAGCTCGATTCGATTGCCAAGGCCCGTGGCGGTAATGTGGGCGATGCTGGCGGCGCTGCCGATCGTGTGATTAATCAGATCCTCACCGAAATGGACGGCATGGGAGCCAAGAAGAACGTCTTTATCATTGGCGCCACCAATCGACCCGATATCATTGATCCGGCCATTCTGCGTCCCGGTCGTCTCGATCAGCTCATCTATATTCCATTGCCCGACGACAAGTCGCGCGAGGCCATTCTGAAGACCAACTTGCGCAAGTCGCCGCTGGCCAAGGAGGTCGACCTCACCTACATTGCCAAGGTGACACAGGGCTTCTCGGGTGCCGATTTGACCGAGATCTGCCAGCGGGCCTGTAAGCTGGCCATTCGACAGGCCATCGAGGCTGAGATTCGGCGCGAGAAGGACCGCGCCGAGAACCAGAACGCGGCAATGGAT TTGGATCCAGTGCCGGAGATCACCAGCGCCCACTTTGAGGAGGCCATGAAGTATGCTCGCCGCTCTGTGTCCGACAACGACATCAGGAAATACGAGATGTTTGCTCAGACCTTGCAGCAGTCCCGTGGATTCGGACAGAACTTCAG ATTCCCCGGTCAAACTGGCAACACCTCAGGGTCCGGCACCAATATGCCAGTAAATTCGCCAGGCGACAATGGCGATGATGATCTTTACAGTTAG